From a region of the Thioflexithrix psekupsensis genome:
- a CDS encoding HAD hydrolase family protein, whose translation MSNTTIVLFTDLDDTLFQLQRHRSAGIYPATHTPTQQHISYQTVSQQLLFELFYQQNHVTIIPVTARSLRQYHNTFLSHLPRINIAVLYFGGLIWEENQPNPDWQHHVYHSFQQLSQSIQQLSSEIKQFLHVHQLKFTLNNTDGYYLTVRADAKTPASDQAALFQEMIGLSSGEYIHHYQRRNLVLLPKFIDKRYAVKFLLEKQGANLHLAMGDSLNDLSFMQLCDVRLIPKNTQIDTLLFNSNL comes from the coding sequence ATGTCTAATACCACTATTGTGCTGTTTACCGATCTGGACGATACGTTGTTTCAATTACAGCGACATCGTTCAGCGGGCATTTATCCGGCCACGCATACCCCGACCCAACAACATATTTCTTACCAGACGGTTTCTCAACAGCTATTATTCGAGTTATTTTATCAGCAAAATCATGTCACAATTATTCCCGTCACTGCACGAAGTTTGCGGCAATATCACAATACTTTTCTCAGTCATTTACCGCGCATTAACATTGCCGTGTTATATTTTGGTGGATTAATTTGGGAAGAAAATCAACCCAATCCCGATTGGCAACATCACGTGTATCATTCTTTTCAACAATTATCCCAATCCATTCAGCAATTAAGTAGCGAGATTAAACAATTTTTACATGTACATCAATTAAAATTTACCCTGAATAATACCGATGGTTATTATCTCACCGTACGCGCTGATGCAAAAACTCCTGCTTCAGATCAAGCGGCTTTATTTCAAGAAATGATTGGCTTATCGAGTGGTGAATATATACACCATTATCAACGACGTAATTTAGTGTTATTGCCTAAGTTTATTGATAAGCGTTATGCGGTTAAATTTTTATTAGAAAAACAAGGTGCAAATCTTCATTTAGCGATGGGAGACAGTTTAAATGATTTATCATTTATGCAATTATGTGATGTGCGCTTGATTCCAAAAAATACGCAAATTGACACGCTTTTGTTTAACTCCAACCTTTAG
- the dacB gene encoding D-alanyl-D-alanine carboxypeptidase/D-alanyl-D-alanine endopeptidase translates to MKFFALSPVIYGVIFLLLTTLFQTQFVQAQADLAALRQEIDAALNSRCLNRNETSIHITSLSDGRTLYDLNGATPLLPASIMKIVTTAAALHYLGPEYRFRTEVLHTGQREGNTIFGDLVLRGRGDPTLTTDALANLVRRLKASGITEIQGRLLADNSFFDQQISAPSWETDRSQRAYDANIGALSVNFNTIAVRVLPGQRAGSAVNAWLDPAPNYFELSNQAKTVNRGNDTISARRTSGEDTVQIRVTGQLPVGSGERVIFINVENPARYAIETFRSLLNEAGIRVLGSSEIVPMGVQGQLLYEHVSQPLSLILKELNTFSNNFIAEQVLKTIAAFHYTGKSATHLDGLELIAQFLREIGVNTRGVMLADGSGLSRRNQFTAEAMTDLLQRMFGRFDIGPDFIASLRVMGAYGTHSRRLNNSPARARVRAKTGTLNRVSTLAGYVSNPQNQVFAFAFFLNSNDCGYAGADKIEDRMIAAIYNFTQQQMPLNSPLATQQY, encoded by the coding sequence ATGAAGTTTTTCGCGTTATCTCCCGTCATTTATGGCGTTATTTTTTTATTATTAACCACCCTATTTCAGACGCAATTCGTGCAAGCACAAGCGGATTTAGCGGCTTTACGTCAAGAAATTGATGCGGCTTTGAACAGTCGCTGTTTAAATCGCAATGAAACCTCGATTCATATTACTTCATTGTCCGATGGGCGAACACTGTATGACTTGAATGGGGCAACGCCGTTGTTACCTGCGTCGATTATGAAAATTGTCACGACGGCGGCAGCTCTCCATTACTTGGGTCCAGAATACCGTTTTCGCACCGAAGTGTTACATACAGGACAGCGCGAAGGAAATACTATCTTTGGTGATTTAGTATTACGCGGCCGTGGCGATCCGACGTTGACAACCGATGCGCTGGCCAATTTAGTTCGCCGTCTTAAAGCTAGTGGTATCACGGAAATTCAGGGACGATTATTAGCCGACAACAGTTTTTTCGACCAACAAATCAGTGCGCCTTCATGGGAAACTGACCGCAGCCAGCGCGCTTACGACGCAAATATTGGCGCGTTATCGGTCAATTTTAACACCATCGCGGTGCGCGTTTTGCCCGGCCAACGAGCTGGGAGTGCGGTGAACGCGTGGTTAGACCCCGCTCCGAATTACTTTGAATTATCCAACCAAGCCAAAACCGTCAACCGCGGCAATGACACCATTAGCGCACGTCGTACTTCTGGAGAGGATACCGTACAAATTCGTGTGACAGGACAATTGCCCGTAGGCAGTGGCGAGCGGGTTATTTTTATTAATGTCGAAAATCCCGCCCGCTATGCGATTGAAACATTTCGCAGTTTATTAAACGAAGCAGGAATTCGCGTATTGGGTTCTAGCGAAATTGTACCTATGGGCGTACAAGGACAATTATTATATGAACATGTTTCGCAACCATTATCACTTATTTTAAAAGAACTCAATACTTTTTCTAATAACTTTATTGCCGAACAAGTATTAAAAACCATTGCCGCCTTTCATTACACGGGCAAATCTGCCACGCATTTAGATGGTTTGGAATTGATCGCGCAATTTTTACGCGAAATAGGCGTAAATACTCGTGGAGTTATGCTAGCGGATGGATCGGGATTATCGCGCCGTAATCAATTCACCGCCGAAGCCATGACCGATTTATTGCAACGCATGTTTGGCCGCTTTGATATTGGACCTGATTTTATTGCCTCATTGCGCGTTATGGGCGCGTATGGCACACATTCCAGACGCTTAAATAACTCGCCTGCTCGCGCTCGCGTCCGTGCTAAAACAGGCACGCTAAACCGTGTCAGCACCTTAGCGGGCTACGTTTCTAATCCGCAAAATCAAGTTTTTGCCTTTGCATTTTTTTTAAATAGTAACGATTGTGGTTATGCGGGTGCAGATAAAATTGAAGATCGAATGATTGCTGCTATTTACAATTTTACCCAGCAACAAATGCCATTAAATAGTCCGCTGGCAACCCAGCAATATTAA
- a CDS encoding CobW family GTP-binding protein, with amino-acid sequence MAELLEFNAYSQRIPLMVITGFLGSGKTTLINHLLRQTALQDTAVIVNEFGEIGVDHLLVQAATEDVVVIDGGCVCCTIRGDLLETLVRLFEQRCTGIIPIFKRVIIETTGLADPAPVIHTLLRDQQLNRYFYLAGVITTVDALYGLEQLDQHYETVKQAAMADRLVLTKVALSHSLSLQQLQQRLQQLNPAAVQLLSDEKIGVKAEELLNIGFYHSEDKSIDVGQWLQAESYAENGIVPLDNLYKKTESTEIRHDRYIRSFCIERTQPLSWKVLNRWFQQLVALRGRDLLRVKGLVYTEETPLPILVQGVQHVFQSPTTLPAWPKQPPVSQIVFITRNIEQHIVDQMLDILTHSRTPQEMCQAALILLGCQRTI; translated from the coding sequence ATGGCTGAATTACTGGAATTTAACGCTTATTCTCAACGCATTCCTTTAATGGTAATTACAGGTTTTTTAGGCAGTGGCAAAACCACGTTAATTAACCATTTATTACGACAAACTGCCTTGCAAGATACCGCAGTTATTGTCAATGAATTTGGGGAAATTGGCGTGGATCATTTGTTGGTACAAGCCGCAACGGAAGATGTGGTGGTGATTGACGGGGGGTGTGTGTGCTGTACCATTCGGGGGGATTTATTAGAAACATTAGTGCGTTTATTTGAACAACGCTGCACAGGAATTATTCCTATTTTTAAACGGGTCATTATCGAAACCACAGGCTTGGCTGATCCCGCTCCCGTGATTCATACTTTATTAAGAGATCAACAGCTCAATCGTTACTTTTATTTAGCGGGAGTCATTACCACTGTTGATGCGTTATATGGATTAGAACAATTAGATCAGCATTATGAAACCGTGAAACAAGCGGCTATGGCAGATCGTTTAGTTTTAACTAAAGTTGCTTTATCGCATTCGCTTTCTTTACAGCAATTACAGCAACGATTGCAACAATTAAATCCCGCCGCTGTACAATTATTGTCTGATGAAAAAATAGGCGTTAAAGCTGAGGAATTGTTAAATATTGGCTTTTATCATTCTGAAGATAAAAGTATCGATGTCGGCCAATGGCTACAAGCTGAATCGTATGCCGAAAATGGCATTGTTCCCCTAGATAACTTATACAAAAAAACGGAATCAACGGAAATTCGACATGATCGCTACATTCGCTCATTTTGCATTGAACGAACGCAGCCATTAAGTTGGAAGGTGTTAAATCGTTGGTTTCAGCAATTGGTGGCGTTGCGGGGGCGGGATTTATTACGGGTAAAAGGTCTGGTTTACACCGAAGAAACTCCCCTGCCCATCTTGGTGCAGGGAGTACAACATGTGTTTCAATCGCCCACCACTTTACCCGCTTGGCCGAAACAGCCGCCTGTGTCGCAAATTGTCTTTATTACCCGCAACATTGAACAACACATTGTCGATCAAATGCTGGATATATTAACCCACAGCCGCACGCCACAAGAAATGTGTCAAGCCGCTTTAATATTGCTGGGTTGCCAGCGGACTATTTAA
- a CDS encoding tetratricopeptide repeat protein translates to MNLLSNQLSAEQTMSLHSGIAAFEAKHFARAQQLLYPLAMAGHLEALYRMAIMAQNGLGMVVNAQNAAQWMRQAAEQGHGFAQHGLGFMYMTGECVEQNDEQAAYWFRQAAEQDLVGAQATLASFYEQGRGVPQDLEEAKRWYQRAGFSESESEN, encoded by the coding sequence ATGAATTTACTTTCTAATCAACTAAGCGCAGAACAAACCATGTCTTTACATAGCGGTATTGCCGCTTTTGAAGCCAAGCATTTTGCACGAGCGCAACAATTGCTTTATCCGCTGGCAATGGCAGGGCATTTGGAAGCCTTATATCGCATGGCAATTATGGCGCAAAATGGCTTAGGTATGGTGGTGAATGCGCAAAATGCCGCACAATGGATGCGTCAAGCCGCTGAACAAGGGCATGGCTTCGCCCAACATGGCTTGGGTTTTATGTATATGACGGGTGAGTGTGTAGAACAAAACGACGAGCAAGCCGCGTATTGGTTTCGTCAAGCCGCTGAACAAGATTTAGTCGGGGCGCAGGCCACATTGGCTTCGTTTTACGAACAAGGGCGCGGCGTACCACAAGACTTGGAAGAAGCCAAACGTTGGTATCAACGCGCTGGTTTTAGTGAAAGCGAAAGTGAAAATTAA
- the polA gene encoding DNA polymerase I, translating into MNIEQTLILIDGSGYLYRAFHALPDLSNRQGQATHAIYGVVSMLRRLLKTYQPHYAAVVFDAKGRTFRHELFADYKANRPAMPDELIQQIAPLHGLIKALGLPLLVEPNVEADDVIATLTKQATEQAMQVLIFTSDKDFAQLVNPQVTLINTLNETTLDEAGVFAKFGVMPHQIVDYLTLIGDTVDNIPGVPKVGPKTAAKWLAQYGDLNHLLQHAHEIKGKVGEYLRQSQNQLPLSKQLVQVKTDVTLDYAIHDLQIKTPDFSQLRHYYQQLDFNVWLAELDSINPPVLEPKKTVNYHTILTQEQWQLWLARLQQADYFAFDTETTSLNALDAEMVGFSFALTPHEAVYVPLMHRYLNAPVQLDQQSILNDLKPLLEDEQRLKIGQHLKYDAHILANYDINLRGIAFDTLLESYVLDSLSRHDLDSLAEFYLNYKTVSFTDIAGKGKKQLDFSEIPIEQAAFYAAEDADIALQLHQCLYAKLTQNENLLNVYETIERPLIPVLMQMERTGVKIDAHLLAQHSGELQQRLTELEQQAHTLAGHSFNLNSTQQLQVVLFEEQGLPVLQKTPKGQASTAESVLQELAHSYPIAEVIMAHRSVSKLKSTYTDALPQQIRANTGRIHTSYQQSVTATGRLSSTDPNLQNIPIRTAEGRRIRQAFIAESGFKIMSVDYSQIELRIMAHLSQDETLLNAFLTGIDVHQATAAEVFNVPLQAVSTEQRRSAKAINFGLIYGMSAYGLSKQLGIESPQAQNYIDLYFERYPKVKEYMDNIRQFARDQGFVETVFGRRLYLPDINSRHYQKRQYAERTAINAPMQGTAADIIKRAMIVIYNWLNQDLHDHIKMILQVHDELVFEVAVDYLPIAQQKIPELMTQVVALKIPLEVQMGIADNWDQAH; encoded by the coding sequence ATGAACATTGAACAGACTTTAATTTTAATCGATGGTTCAGGCTATTTATATCGTGCATTTCATGCCTTACCTGATTTAAGTAATCGACAAGGACAAGCCACCCATGCAATTTATGGCGTGGTGTCCATGTTACGGCGATTATTAAAAACATATCAACCGCATTATGCAGCCGTTGTTTTTGATGCCAAAGGCCGCACTTTTAGACACGAATTATTTGCAGATTATAAAGCCAATCGCCCTGCAATGCCTGATGAATTAATTCAGCAAATTGCACCTTTACACGGCTTAATTAAAGCATTAGGTTTACCCTTATTGGTTGAGCCTAATGTAGAAGCCGATGATGTCATTGCCACATTAACAAAACAAGCCACTGAACAGGCAATGCAAGTGCTTATTTTTACCAGTGATAAAGATTTCGCGCAATTGGTTAATCCGCAAGTTACTTTGATTAATACTTTAAATGAAACAACTTTAGATGAAGCGGGCGTTTTTGCTAAATTTGGTGTCATGCCACATCAAATTGTGGATTATTTAACGCTTATTGGAGACACGGTGGATAATATTCCAGGTGTACCTAAAGTTGGCCCTAAAACAGCCGCTAAATGGCTGGCTCAGTATGGCGATTTAAATCATTTATTACAACATGCCCACGAAATTAAAGGAAAAGTCGGGGAATATTTACGCCAAAGTCAAAACCAATTGCCTTTATCTAAACAATTGGTGCAAGTAAAAACAGATGTAACTTTAGATTATGCTATTCATGATTTGCAGATTAAAACGCCTGATTTTTCTCAATTACGCCACTATTATCAACAATTAGATTTTAATGTGTGGCTGGCAGAATTAGACAGCATTAATCCGCCAGTATTAGAGCCGAAAAAAACAGTTAATTACCACACGATTTTAACCCAAGAACAATGGCAATTGTGGTTAGCGCGTTTACAGCAAGCCGATTATTTCGCATTTGATACCGAAACCACCAGTTTAAACGCATTGGATGCGGAAATGGTGGGCTTTTCTTTCGCTTTAACTCCGCATGAAGCGGTTTATGTGCCGCTCATGCACCGCTATTTAAATGCGCCTGTGCAATTAGATCAGCAATCTATTTTAAACGATTTAAAACCGTTATTAGAAGATGAACAGCGTCTAAAAATAGGCCAGCATTTAAAATATGACGCGCATATTTTAGCCAATTATGATATTAATTTGCGTGGGATTGCTTTTGATACTTTATTAGAGTCTTACGTGCTGGACAGTTTAAGTCGGCATGATTTAGATTCTTTAGCCGAATTTTATTTAAATTATAAAACAGTTTCATTTACTGACATTGCAGGGAAAGGAAAAAAACAACTTGATTTTTCAGAAATTCCCATTGAACAAGCGGCATTTTATGCGGCTGAAGATGCGGATATTGCGCTGCAATTGCACCAATGTTTATATGCGAAATTAACGCAAAATGAAAATTTATTAAACGTCTATGAAACAATAGAACGTCCTTTAATTCCTGTTTTAATGCAGATGGAAAGAACAGGCGTAAAGATTGACGCGCATTTATTGGCACAGCACAGCGGTGAATTACAACAACGTTTGACTGAATTAGAACAGCAAGCGCACACTTTAGCAGGGCATTCTTTTAATTTAAATTCAACTCAGCAATTGCAAGTGGTTTTATTTGAAGAACAAGGCTTGCCTGTTTTGCAAAAAACGCCTAAAGGACAGGCTTCTACGGCCGAATCGGTGCTGCAAGAATTGGCACACTCTTATCCCATTGCAGAAGTCATTATGGCGCATCGCAGTGTCAGTAAATTAAAGTCCACTTACACCGATGCTTTACCGCAACAAATCCGCGCCAATACGGGACGCATTCACACTTCTTATCAACAATCTGTTACTGCTACAGGGCGACTTTCTTCTACCGATCCTAATTTGCAAAATATCCCCATTCGCACGGCTGAAGGGCGGCGCATTCGTCAGGCTTTTATTGCCGAATCGGGTTTTAAAATCATGTCTGTTGATTACTCACAAATTGAATTGCGCATTATGGCGCATTTATCTCAAGATGAAACTTTATTAAATGCGTTTTTAACAGGAATTGATGTGCATCAAGCCACAGCGGCCGAAGTCTTTAATGTTCCTTTACAAGCAGTTAGCACGGAACAACGACGCAGTGCTAAAGCGATTAATTTTGGTTTAATTTACGGCATGTCTGCTTATGGATTAAGCAAGCAATTAGGCATTGAATCCCCTCAAGCCCAAAACTATATTGATCTCTATTTTGAGCGTTATCCTAAAGTAAAAGAATATATGGATAATATTCGCCAATTTGCCCGCGATCAGGGCTTTGTAGAAACCGTTTTCGGGCGACGACTTTATTTACCCGACATTAACAGTCGTCATTATCAAAAAAGACAATATGCCGAACGCACTGCCATTAACGCTCCCATGCAAGGCACGGCGGCGGATATTATTAAACGTGCCATGATTGTTATTTATAATTGGCTAAATCAAGACTTGCACGATCACATTAAAATGATTTTACAAGTTCATGATGAATTGGTATTTGAAGTGGCTGTGGATTATTTACCAATTGCCCAGCAAAAAATTCCTGAATTAATGACCCAAGTTGTCGCCTTAAAAATTCCCTTAGAAGTGCAAATGGGCATTGCTGATAATTGGGATCAAGCCCATTAA
- a CDS encoding AsmA family protein: MKWLKWFFTLSFILVATLILSLILLAWFINPNDYKPQLQAAIKKETGRDLIIAGEIHWRFWPWFSLEINQLQFSNAKGFEPEPFLKAEQIKVRVKTLPLLQRHLYVDIIQLNQAHIRLARNEQGQTNWDDLLQLTQKSEPSPTKSPLFKQITFSGIALNDSTIDWQDALTQQHQQFSQINVKTGEINYPEMATLPLELSATLSTKTANQKPLLLHFNFNTDLNIHIAASHFSLTKTQLSIHYPELSPLNAALTLKMADLSLDLIHEKLTGSGIHLTLLELVELHAQLQVKELMTAAQLETELTMAEFNPRTLLTYFNIALPDGLQDSVLTRSSLSAMIHADTKKMMISDWMLNLDQGQVQIPQVILDLENNQLTVSQWIIDWLNTQANGHLSIKNIMGEKPELFAEISLLTAIKPLLAELFVENWPIPELLSKTQLSLHTEIHSDLSDWQLKQFRLQLDQQQLRMAQLKTKATFSQITLEQLQVDAFDGNMLLNAEVSKINDNYGLSGNVSIKPFNPSVLLKQFAVDLPERKDKNTLTRFGFNTVFSGTLDNFALDNLQLQLDDSLLTGKINVNLLQPHQLDFNLAVDQFNVDRYLPPESSVKKSPNPSTETEELLPVALLKKLQVQGVLKVRQLQTMGAKLSDVTLSIKGKNGQLQVDKTLGLYQGLLQGETRLNVNAVPAQLDSEYQLDQVALSPLLKDTTQTNFLEGIAQAHVQLNTRFIYQADILENLTGKIAVELKNGSINGFNLARSLRQAKAILKQEPMPPPEPLKSDFSRLMGTFTVEQGLLKTNTLLIESPLLRVNGKGNIDLPKETLDLRLDTWVVNTSTGQEGKSLEILKGVGIPIFISGTFSAPQIKPDYQVLLSTGLGALQPDIKSEKSPLFQPIQSHESLDLENLKELGQSVGHFLRGLKRDP, translated from the coding sequence ATGAAATGGTTAAAATGGTTTTTTACTTTGTCGTTTATTTTAGTGGCAACATTGATATTGAGTTTAATCTTATTGGCTTGGTTTATTAATCCCAATGATTATAAACCCCAATTACAAGCCGCAATAAAAAAAGAAACAGGGCGAGATTTAATCATTGCAGGCGAGATTCATTGGCGTTTTTGGCCGTGGTTCAGTTTAGAAATAAATCAGCTTCAATTTAGCAATGCCAAAGGGTTTGAGCCTGAGCCTTTTTTAAAAGCAGAACAAATCAAGGTGCGCGTAAAAACATTACCGTTATTACAACGCCATCTTTATGTGGATATTATCCAACTTAATCAAGCCCACATTAGGCTGGCACGGAATGAACAAGGACAAACCAATTGGGATGATTTATTGCAACTCACACAAAAATCTGAACCCAGCCCTACAAAAAGCCCGCTATTTAAGCAAATCACTTTCTCAGGGATTGCGCTTAATGATAGCACAATTGATTGGCAAGATGCACTAACACAACAACATCAACAGTTTAGTCAAATTAATGTAAAAACAGGTGAGATTAATTACCCAGAGATGGCCACGCTTCCGCTTGAATTATCGGCGACATTAAGCACAAAAACAGCGAATCAAAAACCCTTGCTATTGCATTTTAATTTCAACACAGATTTAAATATTCATATTGCAGCAAGTCATTTTTCTTTGACCAAAACGCAATTAAGTATTCACTATCCAGAATTATCCCCATTAAATGCCGCTTTAACATTAAAGATGGCTGATCTTTCTCTCGATTTAATTCATGAAAAATTAACAGGTTCTGGTATTCATTTAACCTTATTGGAATTAGTGGAACTTCATGCACAATTACAGGTTAAAGAATTGATGACGGCCGCCCAACTAGAAACAGAATTAACTATGGCTGAATTTAATCCCAGAACGCTTTTAACTTATTTTAATATTGCTTTGCCTGATGGCTTGCAAGATTCTGTTTTAACCCGCAGTAGTTTAAGTGCAATGATTCATGCCGATACTAAAAAAATGATGATTTCGGATTGGATGCTTAATCTTGATCAAGGACAAGTGCAAATTCCGCAAGTTATTCTTGATCTTGAAAATAATCAATTAACGGTTTCTCAATGGATAATCGATTGGTTAAATACCCAAGCCAATGGGCATTTGTCCATTAAAAATATCATGGGAGAAAAGCCTGAGTTATTCGCAGAAATTTCTCTATTAACTGCGATAAAACCATTATTGGCTGAATTGTTTGTTGAAAATTGGCCGATTCCAGAATTATTAAGCAAAACACAATTGTCATTACACACTGAAATTCACTCTGATTTAAGTGATTGGCAATTAAAACAATTCCGCTTGCAATTAGACCAGCAGCAATTGCGAATGGCGCAGTTAAAAACAAAGGCTACTTTTAGCCAAATTACATTAGAACAATTACAAGTAGATGCTTTTGATGGCAATATGTTATTAAATGCAGAGGTGAGTAAAATTAATGATAATTATGGCTTGTCAGGAAATGTGTCTATTAAACCATTTAATCCTTCTGTTTTATTAAAACAATTCGCCGTTGATTTACCCGAAAGAAAGGATAAAAATACACTCACTCGTTTTGGTTTTAATACTGTTTTTTCTGGCACTTTAGATAATTTTGCATTAGATAATTTACAATTACAACTTGATGATTCTCTTTTAACGGGAAAAATCAATGTTAATTTATTGCAGCCGCATCAACTTGATTTTAATTTAGCGGTGGATCAATTTAATGTTGATCGTTATTTACCGCCAGAATCCAGTGTTAAAAAATCGCCCAATCCAAGCACAGAAACAGAAGAATTATTGCCTGTTGCTTTATTAAAAAAATTACAAGTGCAAGGGGTTTTAAAAGTTCGCCAATTACAAACAATGGGCGCGAAATTAAGTGATGTCACTTTGTCAATAAAAGGTAAAAATGGTCAATTGCAAGTGGATAAAACTTTGGGATTATATCAAGGCTTATTGCAAGGAGAAACACGCTTAAATGTTAATGCCGTTCCCGCGCAATTGGACAGCGAATATCAATTGGATCAAGTGGCTTTATCGCCGTTATTAAAAGACACCACCCAAACTAATTTTTTAGAAGGCATCGCACAAGCCCATGTTCAATTAAACACACGCTTTATTTATCAAGCCGATATTTTAGAAAATTTAACAGGAAAAATAGCGGTTGAATTGAAGAATGGCAGCATTAATGGCTTTAATTTAGCCCGCAGCCTTCGTCAAGCAAAAGCCATTTTAAAACAAGAACCTATGCCACCTCCTGAACCATTAAAAAGTGATTTTTCTCGCTTAATGGGGACATTTACTGTTGAGCAAGGTTTGTTAAAAACAAACACTTTATTGATAGAATCTCCTTTATTGCGTGTGAATGGAAAAGGAAATATTGATCTGCCCAAAGAAACGCTTGATCTTCGCTTAGACACTTGGGTGGTTAATACTTCTACGGGGCAGGAAGGAAAAAGTTTAGAGATATTAAAAGGCGTGGGCATTCCTATCTTCATTTCAGGCACCTTTTCTGCTCCGCAAATCAAGCCTGATTATCAAGTGTTATTAAGCACAGGATTAGGGGCTTTACAACCAGACATTAAATCAGAAAAATCCCCTTTATTTCAACCCATTCAGAGTCATGAATCACTGGATTTAGAAAATTTAAAAGAATTAGGACAATCCGTCGGTCATTTTTTACGCGGATTAAAACGCGATCCATAA
- a CDS encoding HNH endonuclease, translated as MTTERLNRPVIVFSRNYMPINRIHLKRAIVLLLTGKAEPIDFINENKQIAVHSPHFVLFVPLHIRLTVTHQERRGWKIPTVTRREVLRRDRHTCQYCGSTKNLTIDHVIPRSKGGGHTWDNVVTACERCNSHKGDRLPQQVGMTLRTQPKTPMHPAVMFADEFWQQQASHEKKIAAIPDTENTVI; from the coding sequence ATGACTACTGAACGATTAAATCGACCTGTCATTGTTTTTTCTCGTAATTATATGCCGATTAATCGCATTCATTTAAAGCGTGCGATTGTGCTTTTATTAACAGGAAAAGCGGAGCCTATTGATTTTATCAACGAGAATAAACAAATCGCCGTTCATTCTCCTCATTTTGTGCTGTTTGTTCCTTTGCACATTAGGCTTACCGTCACGCATCAAGAGCGGCGAGGCTGGAAGATACCCACGGTGACTCGTCGGGAGGTGCTGCGCAGAGACCGTCATACTTGTCAATATTGTGGTAGCACTAAAAACTTGACCATAGACCACGTTATTCCGCGATCTAAAGGGGGCGGCCACACGTGGGATAATGTGGTGACTGCCTGCGAACGGTGTAACAGTCACAAAGGCGACCGTTTGCCGCAGCAAGTGGGTATGACTTTACGTACTCAACCCAAAACACCAATGCACCCTGCGGTGATGTTTGCCGATGAATTTTGGCAACAACAAGCCAGTCATGAGAAAAAAATAGCCGCCATTCCAGATACTGAAAATACTGTGATTTAA